In the Pygocentrus nattereri isolate fPygNat1 chromosome 19, fPygNat1.pri, whole genome shotgun sequence genome, one interval contains:
- the si:rp71-39b20.4 gene encoding potassium voltage-gated channel subfamily V member 2 codes for MNQPRRHLKKLKKRRSSLFASLKLNDSLSQSIDEKDSAFPFSQDSLVKPWTSMDNLDSPAPKADNSKSKSKEKKGNDKETKRVPHRHSSMINLNVGGKVFNLPKHLAIKYPKSRIGSLALCTDPVKQLTLCDDYCVITNEFFFDRDPTFFHYIFHFYYSNVLWVMESLCPINFEEEMKFWGLHLRDTPRCCRILYEEKADEIRDQLKVNRELMAEIEPNHNEEGFQTMFLGGFRKALWDLMENPYSSVAAKAFAVFSSLFVLISIVAMTLNTVGELKKYKMYGRTYMEYIEIVSILFFTFEYFLRLLTTCDVKHFLKSALNFVDLVAVMPYFIQLMFETFADQEDINVQDDLKAMARVSKVSKVLKVVKLMRIFRILKLARHSTGMRAFGFTLRQCFEQVCCLFLFIIMGIFTFSALMFSVEQDVEGSPFSSIPDAWWWAAVSISTVGYGDVVPISYSGRVVAFGCISFGIILNGMPISILFNKFSDYYAKLKAQEYTNTKVQRSLQLRKRLRRKFEGCFEPPDEEPTEEIHQNPQNHR; via the exons ATGAACCAACCGAGGAGACActtaaaaaagctgaaaaagagGCGTTCAAGCCTTTTCGCCAGTCTGAAACTCAACGATAGCTTATCACAGAGCATAGATGAAAAGGACAGTGCGTTTCCTTTCTCACAGGACAGCTTGGTTAAACCATGGACATCAATGGACAACCTGGACAGTCCAGCTCCCAAAGCAGATAACtccaaaagtaaaagtaaagagaagaaaggtaacgacaaagaaacaaagagggTTCCACACAGACACTCCAGTATGATAAACCTGAACGTAGGTGGAAAAGTCTTCAATCTTCCCAAACATCTGGCTATCAAATATCCCAAATCCAGAATAGGCTCTTTAGCCCTCTGCACAGATCCCGTCAAGCAGCTGACGCTCTGCGACGATTACTGCGTCATCACTAACGAGTTTTTCTTCGATCGAGATCCTACATTCTTCCACTATATCTTCCACTTTTATTACAGCAATGTACTCTGGGTCATGGAGAGCCTGTGCCCCATCAACTTTGAGGAGGAGATGAAGTTTTGGGGTTTACACTTGCGGGACACGCCTCGCTGCTGCCGAATTCTCTACGAGGAAAAGGCCGACGAAATTCGAGACCAGCTGAAGGTCAACAGGGAACTCATGGCTGAAATTGAGCCCAATCACAACGAAGAGGGCTTCCAGACCATGTTTTTGGGCGGATTTCGGAAAGCCCTGTGGGATCTGATGGAAAACCCGTATTCCTCAGTGGCTGCCAAAGCTTTTGCTGTTTTCTCCAGCCTCTTTGTCCTCATCTCCATTGTGGCCATGACTCTGAACACGGTAGGTgaactgaaaaaatataaaatgtacggAAGGACGTACATGGAGTACATTGAGATCGTCTCCATACTCTTCTTCACTTTTGAATATTTCCTTCGTCTGCTGACCACCTGTGATGTAAAGCATTTCCTGAAAAGCGCGCTGAACTTCGTGGACTTGGTGGCGGTCATGCCTTATTTCATACAGCTGATGTTTGAGACTTTCGCCGACCAGGAAGACATCAATGTTCAGGATGACCTTAAGGCCATGGCGAGGGTGAGCAAGGTCAGCAAAGTGCTAAAAGTGGTCAAACTGATGAGAATTTTTCGCATTCTTAAATTAGCGAGACACTCCACGGGCATGCGAGCGTTCGGCTTCACGCTGCGTCAGTGCTTCGAGCAGGTCTGCTGTTTATTCCTCTTCATCATCATGGGCATCTTCACCTTCTCCGCTCTGATGTTCTCCGTTGAGCAGGACGTGGAGGGATCGCCATTCAGCAGCATTCCTGACGCCTGGTGGTGGGCTGCA GTGAGCATCTCCACTGTGGGCTATGGAGACGTGGTGCCCATCTCGTATTCCGGGCGAGTGGTGGCGTTCGGCTGCATTTCGTTTGGAATTATTCTGAATGGGATGCCAATCTCGATCCTCTTCAACAAATTCTCTGACTACTATGCTAAGCTGAAAGCTCAGGAGTACACCAACACCAAAGTGCAGCGCAGTCTGCAGCTCAGGAAACGCCTAAGGAGAAAATTTGAGGGATGCTTTGAACCCCCCGACGAGGAGCCCACCGAGGAAATTCACCAAAATCCGCAGAATCATCGCTGA